Proteins encoded by one window of Channa argus isolate prfri chromosome 13, Channa argus male v1.0, whole genome shotgun sequence:
- the LOC137140335 gene encoding deoxynucleoside triphosphate triphosphohydrolase SAMHD1-like isoform X1 translates to MASSKMDYKVFNDPIHGHIELPPLLVRIIDTPQFQRLRFIKQQGGTYFVFPGASHNRFEHSIGVAHLAGELAQALKTRQENFNITPADILCVQIAGLCHDLGHGPFSHLFDGMFMPKARPENKEKHEDVSIRMFEHLVKCNKLELEMVKHGLDLSRDLDFIKEMIYPKIEKNGEPWPYRGRTKDKSFLYEIVSNKANGIDVDKFDYFARDCHHLGMQNNFDHLRFLMFTRVCEVDGYRHICSRDKEVHNLYDMFNTRSCLHRRACQHKVNKNVEMMITDALLKAKNAIKFEGSGGKLVSLVNIPEDMEAFTQLKDQVFEHILLSSSPDLAQAKSILQRIISRDLYKYVGQVLDDNPTKEKIDSLKSKLVQAQTEALPDNRMHTFFEVTIVSMDYGMKEEDPINNAYFYSKHSPDTAFKIPQDQVSKLLPNQFSEKFIRVYWKTTDSESLEAAKRQFEVWCRENGNRLPQD, encoded by the exons ATGGCATCAAGCAAGATGGACTATAAG GTGTTTAATGATCCGATCCACGGGCACATAGAGCTGCCCCCGCTTCTCGTCAGAATTATTGACACACCTCAATTCCAGAGATTACGATTCATCAAGCAGCAGGGAGGGACCTACTTTGTCTTTCCTGGAGCCTCCCACAATCGCTTTGAGCACTCCATTGG GGTGGCACACTTAGCAGGAGAACTTGCACAAGCTCTGAAAACAAGGCAGGAGAATTTCAACATCACTCCTGCAGACATCCTCTGTGTGCAGATTGCAGGTCTTTGCCATGACTTGG GACATGGGCCGTTCTCCCATCTATTTGATGGCATGTTCATGCCAAAAGCACGaccagaaaataaagaaaag CATGAGGATGTCTCTATTCGCATGTTTGAACACCTTGTTAAATGCAATAAGCTGGAGTTGGAGATGGTGAAGCATGGCCTGGACCTGTCAAGAGACCTGGACTTCATTAAGGAGATGATTTACCCCAAAATTGAAAAGAATGGTGAACCG TGGCCATATAGAGGTCGAACAAAGGACAAGTCCTTCCTCTATGAAATTGTATCAAACAAAGCAAATGGCATTGATGTGGACAAGTTTGACTACTTTGCCAG AGATTGCCACCACCTGGGCATGCAGAACAACTTTGACCATCTCCGCTTTCTTATGTTCACCAGGGTGTGTGAGGTGGACGGCTATCGGCACATCTGCTCTAGAGACAAG GAGGTGCATAACCTGTATGACATGTTCAACACAAGAAGCTGTCTCCACAGAAGAGCCTGCCAGCATAAAGTGAACAAGAACGTGGAGATGAT GATCACTGACGCTCTCCTCAAAGCAAAAAATGCTATCAAGTTTGAAGGCTCAGGGGGGAAGCTAGTGTCTCTCGTCAATATCCCTGAGGACATGGAGGCCTTCACCCAGCTGAAAG ATCAAGTGTTTGAACATATCCTGTTATCCTCATCTCCTGATCTGGCTCAAGCAAAATCCATTCTACAGAGGATCATCTCTCGAGACCTCTACAAATATGTGGGACAAGTTTTGGATGACAACCCCACCAAG GAGAAGATTGACAGTTTGAAAAGCAAATTGGTTCAAGCCCAGACAGAAGCTCTGCCTGACAATAGAATGCACACATTTTTTGAAGTCACG attGTTTCTATGGACTATGGGATGAAAGAAGAAGATCCCATTAATAATGCATATTTCTACAGCAAGCACTCCCCTGATACAGCATTCAAGATCCCACAAGACCAG GTGTCCAAGCTTCTCCCAAATCAATTTTCGGAGAAGTTTATCAGAGTTTACTGGAAGACGACTGATAGCGAGAGTCTGGAGGCTGCCAAGAGGCAATTTGAGGTGTGGTGCAGAGAGAATGGGAACCGATTGCCTCAG GATTGA
- the LOC137140335 gene encoding deoxynucleoside triphosphate triphosphohydrolase SAMHD1-like isoform X2, whose product MASSKMDYKVFNDPIHGHIELPPLLVRIIDTPQFQRLRFIKQQGGTYFVFPGASHNRFEHSIGVAHLAGELAQALKTRQENFNITPADILCVQIAGLCHDLGHGPFSHLFDGMFMPKARPENKEKHEDVSIRMFEHLVKCNKLELEMVKHGLDLSRDLDFIKEMIYPKIEKNGEPWPYRGRTKDKSFLYEIVSNKANGIDVDKFDYFARDCHHLGMQNNFDHLRFLMFTRVCEVDGYRHICSRDKEVHNLYDMFNTRSCLHRRACQHKVNKNVEMMITDALLKAKNAIKFEGSGGKLVSLVNIPEDMEAFTQLKAKSILQRIISRDLYKYVGQVLDDNPTKEKIDSLKSKLVQAQTEALPDNRMHTFFEVTIVSMDYGMKEEDPINNAYFYSKHSPDTAFKIPQDQVSKLLPNQFSEKFIRVYWKTTDSESLEAAKRQFEVWCRENGNRLPQD is encoded by the exons ATGGCATCAAGCAAGATGGACTATAAG GTGTTTAATGATCCGATCCACGGGCACATAGAGCTGCCCCCGCTTCTCGTCAGAATTATTGACACACCTCAATTCCAGAGATTACGATTCATCAAGCAGCAGGGAGGGACCTACTTTGTCTTTCCTGGAGCCTCCCACAATCGCTTTGAGCACTCCATTGG GGTGGCACACTTAGCAGGAGAACTTGCACAAGCTCTGAAAACAAGGCAGGAGAATTTCAACATCACTCCTGCAGACATCCTCTGTGTGCAGATTGCAGGTCTTTGCCATGACTTGG GACATGGGCCGTTCTCCCATCTATTTGATGGCATGTTCATGCCAAAAGCACGaccagaaaataaagaaaag CATGAGGATGTCTCTATTCGCATGTTTGAACACCTTGTTAAATGCAATAAGCTGGAGTTGGAGATGGTGAAGCATGGCCTGGACCTGTCAAGAGACCTGGACTTCATTAAGGAGATGATTTACCCCAAAATTGAAAAGAATGGTGAACCG TGGCCATATAGAGGTCGAACAAAGGACAAGTCCTTCCTCTATGAAATTGTATCAAACAAAGCAAATGGCATTGATGTGGACAAGTTTGACTACTTTGCCAG AGATTGCCACCACCTGGGCATGCAGAACAACTTTGACCATCTCCGCTTTCTTATGTTCACCAGGGTGTGTGAGGTGGACGGCTATCGGCACATCTGCTCTAGAGACAAG GAGGTGCATAACCTGTATGACATGTTCAACACAAGAAGCTGTCTCCACAGAAGAGCCTGCCAGCATAAAGTGAACAAGAACGTGGAGATGAT GATCACTGACGCTCTCCTCAAAGCAAAAAATGCTATCAAGTTTGAAGGCTCAGGGGGGAAGCTAGTGTCTCTCGTCAATATCCCTGAGGACATGGAGGCCTTCACCCAGCTGAAAG CAAAATCCATTCTACAGAGGATCATCTCTCGAGACCTCTACAAATATGTGGGACAAGTTTTGGATGACAACCCCACCAAG GAGAAGATTGACAGTTTGAAAAGCAAATTGGTTCAAGCCCAGACAGAAGCTCTGCCTGACAATAGAATGCACACATTTTTTGAAGTCACG attGTTTCTATGGACTATGGGATGAAAGAAGAAGATCCCATTAATAATGCATATTTCTACAGCAAGCACTCCCCTGATACAGCATTCAAGATCCCACAAGACCAG GTGTCCAAGCTTCTCCCAAATCAATTTTCGGAGAAGTTTATCAGAGTTTACTGGAAGACGACTGATAGCGAGAGTCTGGAGGCTGCCAAGAGGCAATTTGAGGTGTGGTGCAGAGAGAATGGGAACCGATTGCCTCAG GATTGA
- the LOC137140338 gene encoding dynein axonemal assembly factor 1-like — protein sequence MEDKVVEVTQIEGRDVERNSVNSGVDATMKDGAQDKLQNQLQEKHQKQLGPQMTKKFLKDHCKQNKLYSTPWLNDALYLHFKGFTTIENLEDYTGLKCLWLESNGLQRIENLDAQTGLRCLFLQQNLIYKLENLEHLKRLCTLNVSNNYIHIIENISCLPELSTLQIAHNKLETVGDIEHLSHCLAISVLDMAHNLLNDPEIIPVLEAMPELRVLNLMGNEVVKKIPNYRKTMIVRLKQLTFLDDRPVFPKDRACAEAWAVGGLEGERKERELWETRERRKIQDSLDGIALIRKTAQEQQRLRERQEKGETEVSTTSFEENTQILNFQEEKIQAFVQESLHAHEEFLQCQTTYEPSEQQPNREHIDSEQPGQRAQKERLERDDPDQIKQPVREDKGGNPNQSASEGEKTGAEKLGRVQGTKQDNTQIQPEQLCILEMKSEQCGKKNPTLARTCPPKADEVAPAHCPGPLVTELDDTEHIETIDLSLHQSLCIDDLPDLEDVDTEDFTAVIASKQMFKPTIEVISESSKSGNQIDTIFTFSSDNSSLLSEASNNSSLLVYEDASDVLEPLILEPVGITKRNQTSSPQQSPPRCLIEELE from the exons ATGGaagacaaagtggtggaagtgaCCCAAATTGAAGGCAGAGATGTCGAAAGAAATTCAGTAAACAGTGGAGTGGATGCCACGATGAAAGATGGGGCTCAAGACAAACTGCAAAACCAACTTCAAGAGAAACACCAAAAGCAATTAGGACCACAAATGACCAAGAAGTTCCTGAAAGACCATTGTAAGCAGAACAAACTTTACTCAACACCTTGGCTAAATGACGCTTTGTATCTGCACTTCAAAGGTTTCACCACCATTGAGAATTTAGAGGACTACACAGGACTCAAGTGCCTCTGGCTAGAGAGCAACGGGCTTCAACGCATTGAGAACTTGGATGCCCAGACTGGTCTACGTTGTTTGTTCCTTCAGCAGAATCTCATTTACAAGCTGGAAAACCTTGAACATTTGAAAAGGCTCTGCACCCTGAATGTCTCCAACAACTACATTCACATCATAGAGAATATCTCTTGCCTTCCTGAGCTGAGCACTCTGCAGATTGCCCATAACAAGCTGGAAACTGTGGGGGACATAGAGCACCTGAGTCACTGTCTGGCCATTAGTGTACTGGACATGGCTCACAATCTGTTAAATGACCCTGAGATTATCCCCGTACTTGAGGCAATGCCAGAGTTGCGAGTGCTAAATCTAATGGGAAATGAGGTAgtgaaaaaaatcccaaactacAGGAAGACCATGATTGTACGCCTCAAGCAGCTCACCTTTCTTGATGATCGCCCCGTGTTTCCTAAGGACAGGGCATGTGCAGAGGCATGGGCAGTAGGAGGGTTAGAGGGCGAGCGTAAAGAGAGGGAGCTGTGGGAAACACGAGAAAGGAGGAAAATTCAGGATAGCTTGGATGGCATAGCACTAATTCGAAAGACAGCCCAAGAGCAGCAGCGTCTACGAGAGCGACAAGAAAAAG GTGAGACTGAGGTTTCTACCACCTCTTTTGAGGAAAACACCCAGATTTTGAATTTTCAAGAAGAGAAAATCCAAGCTTTTGTACAGGAAAGCCTGCATGCCCATGAAGAGTTTTTGCAATGTCAGACCACATACGAGCCCAGTGAACAACAACCAAACAGAGAACATATAGATTCAGAGCAGCCAGGTCAAAGAGCGCAGAAAGAGAGGTTAGAAAGAGATGACCCAGACCAGATAAAGCAGCCTGTGAGAGAAGACAAAGGAGGAAATCCTAACCAATCAGCAAGTGAAGGAGAGAAGACAGGAGCGGAGAAGTTAGGAAGAGTCCAAGGAACAAAGCAGGACAACACACAAATCCAACCAGAGCAGTTATGCATATTGGAGATGAAAAGTGAGCAGTGTGGGAAGAAAAATCCTACACTGGCCAGGACTTGTCCTCCTAAAGCAGATGAGGTTGCACCAGCACACTGTCCAGGACCACTGGTCACAGAGCTTGACGATACAGAGCACATAGAAACCATTGACCTTTCTTTACATCAATCACTGTGTATTGATGACCTGCCTGATCTGGAAGATGTTGACACAGAAGACTTCACTGCAGTCATTGCATCTAAGCAAATGTTCAAACCCACTATAGAGGTCATTTCAGAAAGCAGCAAAAGTGGGAATCAGATTGATACTATCTTCACTTTTAGCTCAGACAACAGTTCACTGCTCAGCGAAGCTTCTAACAATTCTTCTTTACTGGTGTATGAAGATGCCTCGGATGTTCTTGAGCCCCTAATATTAGAACCAGTGGGAATCACCAAGAGAAACCAAACCTCATCTCCACAACAATCTCCACCACGCTGCCTGATTGAGGAGCTGGAATGA